gatcataacacataataggtgcatatgacttgcaagatcggatcaagaacatagatataatggtgataacataaaggtTCAAATATGAAATCATGACACTTGGGCCCAAGTAACAAACATTAAGcacaacaaagtcatagcaacatcaatctcagaacatagtggatactagggatcaagccctcacaaaactaactcgatttcatgatgaatctcatccaacccaccatcgtccagcaagcctatgaaagaattactcactcccgacggagagcatcatgaaattggtgatggaggatggttggtgatgacgaagaccgaagatacccctctctggagccccgaacaggctccagatctggcctcccgacaaagaacaagaggtggcggtggctccatatcgtaaaaggcaatgaaacttcctctcttatttttttcttcaaaaataggaatttatagagttggaattaggatCGGCagagcctcgtgggccccactaccGACCATGCGCGCCAGAGGGTGatggcgtgccctggtgccttgtgggcagctcccccctctagtgggtcttggttctaattttttttatttgttccaaaataattattcaaaaagtttcgtccaaatccgagaatttttatttctgcacaaaaacaacaacatGGTAGTTCGGCTGAAAactgtgtcagtccgggttagtttcattcaaatcatgcaaattagcgtccaaaacaagagcaaaaacattaagaaaagtagatacgatggagacgtatcacacagttGGCCGCTGGACATGGACACGGCGCAGCTGGACGGGCTCCACTTTAGGCAcgtgcatgtaataatatggatttgagaATTTGCAAATGGGGTATCCGGTTATGAAAACGATTTTTTATGTGTTGTTCGGTCATTCTCCACAGACGTGCCTGGGGTTCACGGGCATTTGGGATCCGTATTTTGATCtttgtggttgtagatgctcttactaaTCATGTGTTCTCTTTCTAGAATAAAAATTAGCTCTCCAACTAGACAATTGATTGTCATGATGCCTTAGAGTATCTTCaactagcactactaggaaaaaggctatagatgatatggacattaatggcgcaccgtgtatgtggtgcgccactgctatatagcagtggtgcaccagatataggtgcgccattaataatatattactaatggcgcacctggtgtgtggtgcgccattagtagttttgaaaaaaataaaaaaaattgttagtaatggcgcaccatgggatagtgcgccaaactagtaatggcacaccttcCACTAGTGCGCCATCACTAacaaattttttttaatttttttttcaaaactactaatggcgNNNNNNNNNNNNNNNNNNNNNNNNNNNNNNNNNNNNNNNNNNNNNNNNNNNNNNNNNNNNNNNNNNNNNNNNNNNNNNNNNNNNNNNNNNNNNNNNNNNNNNNNNNNNNNNNNNNNNNNNNNNNNNNNNNNNNNNNNNNNNNNNNNNNNNNNNNNNNNNNNNNNNNNNNNNNNNNNNNNNNNNNNNNNNNNNNNNNNNNNNNNNNNNNNNNNNNNNNNNNNNNNNNNNNNNNNNNNNNNNNNNNNNNNNNNNNNNNNNNNNNNNNNNNNNNNNNNNNNNNNNNTtctgttttaaaaaaataaaagaaaatgatggaaatgtcaaaaaaatataaaaaataggtttcccatgtgatatgtggtctagttgttgggaaaatttagaaatatgaatttcgactttatttacaaaatttctctggaatttagtaaaatgggcataacttttgcattagaactcagattaaaaagttttttatatgaaaaatcatctactcaaaaagttacatccgaattgaacTGGGGGAACTTTGTTCAACatcttcaaaatccccaaaaacctaacagaacgaaagatacggggcttttaagatctagagagggaaaatgaaaaaaaaatcaaacttactagtggcgcaccatttgctaggtgcgccactagtaagagaAAAAAGTTGGTTTCAAAACAAAATtggaatttttttcaaaatatgatacgtaatatgaccgggaagtttgaaatattttttaaaaatttcatcatactcatgaacatgaacaaagtcctagacatcaacaaggtttaataggattgatatgatagatatatcaataagtgcctgtgaagtgagctggtgctggggttggatagaactgcgaagttaaatgtgctcattagtaggcaaaacaggtgtgccattagtaggccttttcctagtagtgtagacaTAGTTGTATGTTTCATTCAAAGCTTATCTGTTGTTGGGGAAGGGCCGAGTTCATGCATGTGGCCAACTTGCCCATCGATGTGGATGGCACAGTACAGTTTGACACGATGTTGTTAAAAATGGCATACCCTTAACCCTCAGTGTCACCAAAGAGGGCGGGAGGACATACCTCAGTTGTCTAATTTGGATTCAGATTGTCACATAATTAGGATTGCAAAGTGGGAAGGCATTCTTACTATTTCTTCACGAATTTGAGAGGGGCAACATCGGCAATAAAATCTATCTGTGGTATGATGTCCCGCAATCACCATAGTACGTATAGTTTCAATGGTGATGCGGATGTCATACAAGTACTTGGATGGTACTAGCAACCACTTTATTGAATGTATATATGTTGTATGCACTTATTATATTGTAGTGTGTAAGTATTAAACATTATAGAGTTGTTGAACTATAGTGTATATTTGAAGTATGCTATTTATGATTTTAGGGTACTCATCTTATTGTTAAATTGAAATAAGTTGCAACGGCACCCAAAAACACTGCCATGGCagagttttttatttttatttttggctgTCATAAGATAATTGTGGCGGGTGCAATCAGACGCCCGCCACAGGTAAGTACATGATTAGTGGTGGCACGCGCCCGCCACTGATGAGGCGTTAGCAGTGGCGGGCTCCCCCGAGAGTCTTGCCCACCCCTACAAGGATTTTTGCGCCCCCACTGCTAGGCATTCATGCAGTAGTGAGAGTAGGACATGGAACACGCACTGGCTCACGGGACTCAAGGCGCTTCCGTCTCCGATGCCCTACTTGTCCTCGTCGAAGCACGTGGTCTGCACGTCGCTGGTCAAAGTGAGGTCGCCGATGGATCCATCGTGGTCGGAGCCCGACAAGTCCACCCCGACGCAGTTGCAGCGCCAGGGATTGTCCATCACCCGTACCCACGCCGGAGAGTGCAACTTCGCCTCGCCGGTGTCGGACGCGAGGACTTCCTCGGCCTACCGTGCCCTCTGCCTCTCACAATGGGCATGCCACACTATATTAGCCTCGGACACGGAAAGGCCACCGAAGGCCTACGAGTCGGCGCACCAATGAAGGGGCTGCGCCTCCGTGACGGTGTTCAGACGCTGACCACACCACCTTTAGCGAGGCAATGGTGACGCGCCTCGCACCGGATCCAAGCATCATTTGGGAAGACGCTGTGGATTCCTGCCGGATCAAGTCCGACCACTTTCGGGCGTTCTCCTCATGGGCGGAGGGCAATGCAAACGGCCATATCCTCCTCGGGCACGCACGAGATGAGCTCCCAGTCCCTAGATCGACTGATGAAGGGCTCGCATTCGCTGCCCGCCATGCCGGAGAAGGCCGGAGATCACCGGAAAAGAGTTTGGGGCGGAGTGGAGTGAAGCAGAGTGGCTAAGGTTTGGTTCGGGGAGCGGGTGAGAATGAATATATATGGGGTCAAGATGGATCAGTGTGAGACGGATCCGGCATGACGGACACGTCCGGGCTCGCCCGGGCCTTCCTATATCTGCCCCTGATTTGGGCTGGATATAAGGGATGCCTGTCAGACCGGACGTCTAGGGCCGGTATGAGGGTCCATCTGTGTCATTTTTTTATCGGTCAGTGACCAGGCCGTCCGTCGAGGGTTTTGGGGCGACCGACTGTAGATGATGTGAGATGGCAACCAAGGATGCAACCTTGCCTCTGAATATGCTCTCGTTCCTCGAGGGCACTTCCTGCGCGCATGAGCAGATGCacccattttttcaaaaaaaattgcattttaAGTACATTTTTaaatgcccaaaacttcaaaacAAAATTTCATGCATACATGTTTGTAAATGTGTGTGCACGGCACAGAGTTTTGTAAAAAATGTCCTTTTGTTTTGTCTTCCTAAAAGAGACAAATTTCagtgtttttttaacacagtacagacacaagcggtcatatacacgcgcatacactcattctTATGAactcacacacgcacaccctacctctatgaacaccttcgaaagactgagcgGGCATACCatattgaaatttacgaagtcaccgtaaccacctcgtcgtcgacgggaacgtctcctcctactAAATACGCATCGTGGCAAATCCTGAAGTAAATTCAGGAATAAATGTAAgtatcaggatttgaaccctggtgggctgggataccacagtccctctaaccatctaaCCACAAATTGGTTCGCAAATTTCAGTGCTTCTAAACAGCGTTCCACAACAcaatttttgtcttttttgcatggaccataaaaaaaattattttttcgtGAAACTTTATTCATGCACATAGAATATGAAGTCACACCCGTGCAACCCTTTTaagattttttttagcatttaaaaatatGTTTTTCGAAGTGGGTCATACTCTCTCTTGCCAAATTTCCCACAGAAATTAGCAGAATGATAGGTTTTAAAGCTCCTCTGCACTATTACGTCTACAGCAAAGCACATGCAGCCGGCGACTCGTTCTAGTAGCGTCTGGCCGCACTGTTTGGCAGGTTGGCCATGGGAGGCGGTACGTGTGCCTAAAACACGGACGACTAATTGCATTAACTGATCGGCCCGGCCGTGGCATGATCACAAAGGAGCCGGACTTGGGCCTCCTACAATTTTACGCCATCACGCTGCCCATTTTAAATCGACAGGACCGGAGACGGTGTATTCAATACATGCAGCGAGCAGCCAAccacatcttcatgatgatgatgatccgAGTCGCCTCGCTGCGCGGTGGACGCGGGCGTACTTTTCTCCATGCCTCGCTATAAAACCTCCCACGGCATGATCCATCCTGCACCAGCCAGAGCCAGAGCCAGCGACACACTAcaccgctagctagctagctgataCAACTCCTGCATTATTATTAGTACTACGGAGCCAAGCAATGGCGTCTCTCTACCGAGGCCTCCTGCTGCTGCTGATGGCGCTTCTCCCATCCGCCCATGGAGCAACCACGGCTAGAGGCAAAATCTCTGCAGCGTTTGTGTTCGGCGATTCGATCGTCGATCCCGGCAACAACAACGATCGGCTGACGGAGGCGAAGGCCAACTTCCCGCCGTACGGGCAGGACTTCCCCGGCGGGGTGGCCACCGGGAGGTTCTCCAACGGGAAGGTTCCCGGAGACATGCTAGGTACGTACGTAAGTCGTAACAACCGGCAACTGACTTTTCTAGCTATATATTGCTTTTTTACATATTATTTTTTACAGTACTACTATGTATGGCATGCAGCACCTATGTTTAAATTGTGATCTAATGGAGTAGCTTCTTGTACGTTTTATATGCAACTTTGGTTACACCAAGATGAGAACATATACGGGAATGTCTAGTTGAAGGCTAACTTTACAACACCTAACAAGTAAGGTAAGAAAAGTGAGGCTTGCTACAAAGTGTGGCAAACTTATGAAAAAAGTTGAGAAGCAAGCCGGTGATCGGTGAAGCAAATACCTAAAAAATTGTGACGTGCCTAACATCAGATGGGGCAAACTTATATTTGGAGCCAACTGCCCGCAGTATCATTTTCCTTTTGCAGGGAGTAGCTAGTTGCGTTGGCAGCTGCTTTGAAGTCTTGGCACTACAGTTTTTTTTAGGGGTGTCTTGGCACTACTGTTGCTCTAGTATTGTTGCAGGAGATATTTTGACGTCCAAATCAGAGCACTGTGCATGTACATAGTAGGAGCTCCTAATGGAAAATGCACAGTTCAGTCGTACTGGCCCGTCAGCTTGGTTTTCATCCGTCGtgcatttgttttttttttctgtcTCCTTCATTTAATGCAAAACCAACTACCCCCCTGTCAACATTAATTTGCAGTTCACGTAGAAGATGAAACAAACTCCATCAAGAGGACGGCTCGATATATGTATATATACTTCCTCTGTCACAGTTTAGAAGGCATAATTAAATTTGCATGCGTTTCCATAATAGATAAGGTTTATGACGCATTTCATTTATTTCTAGCAGCTAATTAGTACTCCTatatactatttctatatgcatgcatagtgtgaatgctattttttagccTATCTCACAATCAATAGATAACCACTTAGGTCCCAGAGAATTTTCAAGCACGCCTTCTAAACcgtgatggagggagtatatatattgCACTAATTAAGTTGCATATTGGGCAACAACCAATAATTGATCACGTGACAGAAGAACCACGGCCAAACAGTATACTCCCTCTTATTCATATTAATTGTCACAGATTTGATACTAGTATACAACTTTCTACTTTACTAAATCCGCGGCAACTAATATGAGTCAGAGAGTACTTAAAATGATCAATTACTCAAAAACTATGTGTACTTTTTAAGTTGAATCTCTTTAACTAGTCTTGCACCAAGTGAAAACTTGAATATCCACTGATGATGTCATTTTTCTTTGTCGGTCAGCTTCTAGGCTGGGAATTAAGGAACTATTGCCACCCTACCTTGGAAATGATCTTCCACTAAGTGAGCTACTCACTGGTGTTGTCTTTGCTTCTGGTGGCAGTGGATACGATCCTTTAACTTCGATACCCGCGGTACCAAAATATGTCACATGCATCTCACAACATAGTCTTCTTGAAAGTATATTTCACTTTGGTTTTACCAAAAGCTAAGAATCATTACTAGAGTTTGCAAATAATAATTTCCTATGCTTCAGACTGCTACATCGAGTACTGGGCAACTTGAATTATTCCTTGAATATAAGGAGAGACTAAGAACTTTAGTCGGAGAAGAGGAGATGACACGTGTTATCTCTGAAGGGATATACTTCACAGTCATGGGGGCAAATGACCTTGCAAATAATTATTTTGCAATCCCTTTGAGGCGCCATCAATATGACCTTCCTTCGTACGTGAAATTTCTTGTCTCTTCCGCCGTCAACTTTACCATGGTAAGAGTACTTATTGAAACTCTAAAACTGCTAGTAAACAGGCAATCTCATAGCTTTATAAGAAAGCTTATTTGACTCTCTTTTTGCACAAAGTTCTTGTGTTCATTTAGTTCTTCGACATTTTGAAGTTTCACATATTTCCCTCAAACTCAAAAACTACAAACCATTCCTTCTCTTGTGCATTAAGTAGTTTCCTTTAGTCTGTTACATATATCTGTTCATAAATTTAGTactttactgattttttttctgcCATCTACTTCTCTTGACAAAGTTTCAACATATGGATATTTTATAATGGCCATGGTACTAATAGTCGCATACCTTTCTTTTACATCCTACATATATCTGTTGTTTAATTGGCATTTGATCAGTCGACCTGCTGTTTGTAAAATTCAGTATGCTCACATATACTCTTCTATCAGAAATTAAATGAGATGGGTGCAAAGAAGATTGCATTCCTTGGCATTCCACCAATTGGATGTTGTCCCTCGCAAAGAGAACTTGGATCAAGAGAATGTGAGCCCATGAGGAATCAAGCAGCAAATCTATTTAATTCCGAAATAGAAAAGGAAATACATCGGTTAGATGCAGAACAAAATATTCAAGGCTCCAAGTTTATTTATGTCGATATATACTACAATCTGCTTGATCTCATTCAGCGACCTGGTTTTTATGGTGAGTGCACATTTTATACTGGGTTGCTATTTTAGAGCATACCATCAATCATTACTGTAGAGTATAGCTGCAATAGACGTATTAATAGATAACAGTGACAAGCATTAACCTCTAGCATGTCATCAATCTTACAATACTACAGGCAAATGGAAGTAACAAGAACTGTGTAGTGAACTAAAATGGTAGACATAAACGTTTACATTAGTTTGCATACTTCGTTTAGAAATATTTGGCTTTATATAGTGTATAGAAGTACATGTCCATGGACACGTTGTCATCACAAATTCATAATTATTTGTTACTAAATATTTTGAAACTGCCTGTCATATAGGTTTCAAGGAGGTAACCGAAGGATGTTGTGGCAGCACAGTGCTAAATGCAGCAATATTCATTAGAAATCACCCTGCATGTCCGAATGCTTACGATTACATTTTCTGGGACAGCTTTCATCCTACTGAAAAGGCCTATAACATTGTGGTTGATAAACTGTTTCAGCAAAATATGCAGTACCTGATGTGAAGAAACTCACTCTCAATGGACGCATGAACAAATATTATTAGGGACTGCAATTAATTCATTTGATAGTACTCACTGGCACTATTAGGATGGCCTAACCATTCATCCAAACTTGTATCTTCGGTGAAAGTTCGCTCCTTCCGAAATGGGTAAAGGCTAGAGGTTCATGAAATACATAAGAAATTTGTTCTGGTAGACTCGAAAATGTATCTTCGTATAAATAATGGTGATATTCATGGGACATCATCTGCGCCTCAATTTTTCACAGATGCAGTGGTTGGGAACTTGCTGGTTCTAGCACCGTCCATTAGCATGTGTTGATCTTGTGAACGTAAATTTCAACTTCGCTAAACTCTATTCACACTTCTGTAGATTGGGCCTAAGACGACACATCTATCACACATCATTCGACCAAACCGTGTGCGATGCGGGCATCGCAAATAGTAGAAAATAAACTCGTGTGCCAGAAAATGAAACGGTGTGATGGCCCATCCATGGGGCACAATTTTATTAAGAAGGCCATGTGTGATAAGAGGCACACGGCAAAGGGTTCTACTGCATGTGCGATACGTAGTTGTAACGCACACGGTTTGTATGTTGGCAATGTGTGCGTTCATTGATAAACGCTTAACAAGAACGAGATGTTTGCGATGGTTTGAACCATCGTACACCATGCTTATTACGAATATTCGTGTGTGAAGGTTTGATATTTACACACACATAGTTGGAGGAGCCTCGTGTGTGCTAGCTCATGACAGTGCACAAGCTTCTATGCTAGCTTGCGCTTCCTTCTTTTTTTAAATAAAGAGTTGTATTAATTAAGTAGATAAAACATAGTTCGTACAATCGTGCAAGGCCACGCTTAACATGCAGGTTGGCATTGTGCCTTGCATAACCCCACCACGCAACTTTCTACGGCCCAACTAGGCAAGACTATGAGCTAACCTGTTGTCCCTTTTATATACTTTGCAAACTCTAACTTTTCTGTTTCCTTTGATGGCTTGAAACTCCTTTGCAATTGCTCCAATCTTCGATCTATCAATAGACGAGAGGATGAGCACCTTTGTCACCTAGCTGCAATCCGTCTCAATGATTAAGGGTAGATCTGTCCCAGACATTGCCTTCCGTAGTCCATCTAGGCAAGCCATGGCTTTCACGCAGTCCGCTCCATTGCGCTTCCTCCTTGTTTTTCATCAACGGCGTTATCCGAACACGCCACTATTTCCCGCCATTCCTTCATCGTTTTTCGGCCACCAATAAGAGTAGTGATAAATAAAAGCCTATGTGGCCACACACCATACAACGTGCAGACCAAGCTAGCACAGCTTATACCATTCCAAGCATGCCGCCACGGCGAAGCGCCATCTCCGTCATCACCCTCCGGCCTGTGAAGGTGATCAGCAAGCAAGATCTGGTGAAAGCATCATGGCCCTTTGAGGCCGAGGGCATCCCGAGCAATGTGCCAGATGACGTCGTTCTGCGCGTAATCGCCAGGATGGAGCATACCCTTGGCGCATGATGCGGAAGAGCAGAGAGGTGGGCGCGTGCAACACAACAAGAGCGGTAGCGCATCGAGAGAAAGAGGCACGGCGCGTTGCAATGCAAGAGTGGATCCATTGCCCCTTGCCGCCTGTCCTACTCGACAGGTCATTGCAGTGGCTCGTCAGGAGCCCGATTCCCCGTTTGGAATGGGCAGCAGTCGTCTGCCCTACTTGCACTGGACGCCGGCCGCGACGTTGGCATGGTCCGTGCCCCCCTCAATGCCAACACACTTGTCTCTAGACCCGAGCGCCTCCTAGGCCTAGGTGTCACCAGCAAAGAAGTAGAGCAACATGGCCGTCAGATCTTGGAGGTTGTGATATCCGATGAAATAGATAGTTTGGAGCTCGAGATTGCGCTCCAGCAGTACTACGAGTGTATCAACAGTTTGGATGAACGCTTGTATGAGTTCAATCACAACCAAGAGTTTCCTTAGGCAAGGATCAGTTCTTTTCACGCATAATTCTACAAAATCAAGATTATGGATAACTTGCAACAAAATCTGCCGTCTAGTTCTTTTCTGAGACTGTGGATGAGTTGTGTGCTGAAATGTCTATATTTACCTTAGGCAGAAAGTGTATACTAAATTGCTAACACGTTGTTGTTTCGAATAGTTTCTGATCGAATAAAAGTAATTTACGAATATGAACTGTTTTTGATCGAACAATTTCATTAAACTTGTCAATATTGACGGTAGAAAAAATTGTAGATATAGCACCATGTATAGCACCAACCATTGACTGTAGCCAAAAATAGTAATCTAGCACCATCTATAGAACCAACCACTCAAAACTCTGTTGTTAATCCGAGAGTATTTGCAAAAAAGAGTTGGCACAAATAAGATGAAAAAACCGAAATTGAAAAGAACTAGCTGGCTTATTATCTCGAGCTTATTTTCACACAGCCTTATCTGGGGCTTATTCTCACAGGAGCTTATTTTCACAGGATGGcttaaaagaactggccctaagagGGACGCAAGATTAGTTAGTGTGCCAGATGGAAGCCTAAAGGCCACAGCCTATGGAAAAGGTCAGGTAACTAGGTTTGCGGAACTAAACCCAAAACATGCCTAGTAAAGCCCAACTCACTTGGCGCAACCTTTTCTGGCCCAACCGGCCTTCCCGCCCAAGGCCCCTCGGGCCCAACCCCGTTGGCTCTCTATTGCCCTAGGAAAGGAAAGTCCCCTTCCTGGGAGGTGCTATGCACCGATCACAGCGAGCAGGTCGCTTGCATCGCCCACATCCGCAAATGTTATGTCTTGCTTATAGTGAGACTAGCGTTTGTCTCGCCTGAAGCTTTCCTGCAATACGCACGCACATGGGCTAGATCAATAGCGTGTTACTCATCGGTCGTTGGTCCGCTCGATGATGTGTTCGTTAGTGTTTTTTTGTTAGTGTTtggttttcttatttcttttcttgtgtTCTTTTGGTTTTTTTGTTTCATCGTTAtactttgtttttttgtttctttcatGGGTCTCTTCGGTGTTTTCCTTTCTTTATTTTCCTTTGGTTTTTTATTTCTTGGTTTACAACGGGTTacttttgtttttctttgtttctttatcaGTACTCATTGCTTTTAAATTCTCTTGCACTTGTTTCttcagttttctatttttgttttcttttatcttcgcttttctttgtttcttttttggttttcattggttatttttgttttctttgtttaatttggttttcattctacattttccGTAATACATCAGGAACAATTTTCCAGTACACGCTTAATATTTATCAAGTACAGGTTAACATGCACGGTCAACAATTTTCCTATACACATTTTAATCATTTTTTAaacgcttgattaacattttttgaatacatgattaatattttttaaatatatggtcaacatttttccaCACATAGTATgaaatgtttgattaacatttttcaaatataagattaacattttttcaaatacatggttagcatttttctatacacatttaacattattCAAATGCTTTATTAACATGTTTTCGTGTGCAAGACTATTTTTTCATGCATGGCCACATTTTCTCtttgcacatttaacatttttaaatactatattaacatttttttcaaatgcttgattaacattgtttAAATACATTATCAAAAAAATCCATACACATTGTATTTTTGGTATACATGAGAAGCATTTTCTCTATACAcacttaacatttttcaaatatttttatgtaaagggtttttgcaatatatttatttagaatatatgaaagtaaaaaattaaaaaaataaagccgaaaaggaaaacaaaaaatgtGAAGACAAACGGAAAACAACCGTGGCTGTTGCCTCCAACGAGCTAGGCCGGCGCATTGGCCCTCACCTTGATGCGAGTGCCCCCTACATCTTGCTAGGGCGCTGCTATTTCTCGCATTGAAATCATTAATTGATGAGTATTCCTTTCAAAGATCACTTTCACCTTCTCAGGTTGTGACAAGTGTTGCATGTGCGCCATTTGTCGCAACCTGAAAGTTTTTCTTTTTTCATAGATCTGTTTATTCGAAACATTTTATCTCCTAAACCGTGCAACAATTTTTCAAATCTCAAACCGTTTTCATTTTTGGACCCCTTGCATcaagatctttaaaactagatctcaTGCTGATAGCTTTTGATgaaaaaaaaattcataaaaaaccgTGCCTTTCGCGAAAGGGAAAAAAATAGACAAcatgttttcgagaggcacggccgtgcctctcacaaaagcaaaatcgtgcctctaatGTTAGGGGAAAAAAGAGAAaatacattttttttgttttcgagaggcactactgtgcctctcgcggaagcaaaaccgtgcctctcatggaagAGGAAAAACAGGCGAAAACGTGTTttcttcgtttccgagaggcatggctgtgcctctcacggaagcaaaaccatgtctcccatggaagaaaaaaaaataaaaaaaatgtcctttttcgtttccaagaggtatggccgtgcctcttgcggaagcgaaACCGTGCGCCTCatggaaggaaaaaaaagaaaatgtgggGTTTTTCCTgtttctcacggaagcaaaactgtgcctcaTGCCGAAGAGAaaccgtgcctctcatggaagTACAAAAAAATCTAAGTTTTTTTctccaaaagctaagaaagaccgatgGATATTTAAAAgctgaaaaaacaaaacaaaacagaaaatgcGTACGGAAAAATAATAAAAGTAAAATCTGAAGGAAGCGTCCTGATCGTGACATGTGGCGGCGCCTGAGAGCATGCCAAGTGGC
This portion of the Triticum dicoccoides isolate Atlit2015 ecotype Zavitan chromosome 7A, WEW_v2.0, whole genome shotgun sequence genome encodes:
- the LOC119327595 gene encoding GDSL esterase/lipase EXL1-like, whose protein sequence is MASLYRGLLLLLMALLPSAHGATTARGKISAAFVFGDSIVDPGNNNDRLTEAKANFPPYGQDFPGGVATGRFSNGKVPGDMLASRLGIKELLPPYLGNDLPLSELLTGVVFASGGSGYDPLTSIPATATSSTGQLELFLEYKERLRTLVGEEEMTRVISEGIYFTVMGANDLANNYFAIPLRRHQYDLPSYVKFLVSSAVNFTMKLNEMGAKKIAFLGIPPIGCCPSQRELGSRECEPMRNQAANLFNSEIEKEIHRLDAEQNIQGSKFIYVDIYYNLLDLIQRPGFYGFKEVTEGCCGSTVLNAAIFIRNHPACPNAYDYIFWDSFHPTEKAYNIVVDKLFQQNMQYLM